One window of Nymphaea colorata isolate Beijing-Zhang1983 chromosome 1, ASM883128v2, whole genome shotgun sequence genomic DNA carries:
- the LOC116257540 gene encoding peptide deformylase 1A, chloroplastic: MARLLTASARLLPAAGSGDVEGHYRIFGRASESCAAQHRRPSPPDTTIPPFLIAREPPSIRRRPISTTGRGGRGVRTLSPPRPSPSRNVPSAGWFLGFGQKEMVLPEIVKAGDPVLHEPASEVALQDVGSERIQKVIDDMVAVMRKAPGVGLAAPQIGIPLKIIVLEDTETYISYASKEETRAQDRRPFELLVIINPKLTKKGDRTAMFFEGCLSVDGFRALVERHLEVEVTGLGRDGRPLKVEAVGWKARILQHECDHLDGTIYVDKMIPRTFRTVENLNLPLPSGSPKLGVC; this comes from the exons ATGGCGCGTCTTCTGACTGCGTCCGCTCGACTCCTTCCCGCCGCCGGCAGCGGCGATGTTGAAGGCCATTATCGGATCTTCGGAAGAGCCAGTGAGAGCTGTGCCGCTCAACACCGTCGTCCATCTCCGCCTGACACTACCATCCCTCCATTCCTCATCGCCCGCGAACCACCATCCATCAGAAGAAGACCCATTTCGACAACGGGTAGAGGAGGGAGAGGAGTAAGAACGCTTTCTCCTCCTCGTCCTTCTCCTTCGAGAAACGTTCCTTCTGCTGGATGGTTTCTGGGTTTCGGGCAGAAAGAAATGGTACTGCCGGAGATAGTGAAGGCCGGCGACCCGGTGCTTCACGAACCCGCGAGCGAGGTCGCATTGCAGGATGTCGGCTCGGAACGGATCCAGAAAGTGATCGACGACATGGTCGCGGTGATGAGGAAGGCTCCCGGCGTCGGTCTTGCTGCCCCTCAAATTGGTATTCCTCTGAAG ATCATAGTTTTGGAGGATACAGAAACTTATATTAGTTATGCTTCCAAGGAGGAAACTAGAGCCCAGGACAGGCGGCCCTTTGAACTTCTG GTGATTATAAACCCAAAACTTACGAAGAAGGGTGACAGAACTGCAATGTTTTTCGAAGGCTGCTTGAG TGTTGATGGTTTTAGAGCACTTGTTGAGCGCCACCTTGAGGTTGAAGTTACAGGACTCGGGCGGGACGGCCGGCCGCTTAAAGTGGAAGCTGTTGGGTGGAAGGCTCGCATATTACAGCATGAGTGTGACCATCTTGATGGCACCATTTATGTAGATAAAATGATCCCAAGAACATTCAGAACCGTTGAGAATTTGAATTTACCTTTACCCTCTGGGTCTCCCAAGCTGGGCGTttgttga